GTTCATGGCCGACGCCACGACGATCCCGATCTTGCTCGACGGCGACACCGGCTACGGCAACTTCAACTCGATGCGCAGGCTCGTGAAGAAGCTCGAGCAGCGCGGCGTCGCGGGCGTCTGTATCGAGGACAAAATCTTCCCGAAGACGAACAGCTTCATCCGCGGGAGCGCGCAGCCCCTCGCCGAGATCGACGAGTTCGCCGGCAAGATCAAGGCGGGCAAAGAGGCCCAGACCGACTCTGACTTCGTCATCGTCGCGCGCGTCGAGGCGTTCATCGCGGGCTGGGGCCTCGAAGAGGCGCTGAAGCGCGGCGAGGCGTACCGCAAGGCCGGCGCCGACGCGATCCTCATCCACTCGGCGCTCCGCTCCCCCGAGGAGATCCTCGCCTTCAAGAAGGAGTGGGGCGACAGGCTCCCCGTCGTGATCGTGCCGACGAAGTACTACTCGACGCCGACCGACGTGTTCCGCGACGCGGGCTTCTCCACGGTGATCTGGGCGAACCACGCGATGCGCTCGGCCATCACGGCCATGCAGAAGACCGTCAAGCAGATTTACCAAGACCAGAGCCTCCTCAACGTGGAGAGCGAGGTCGTCACGGTGGCCGAGGTCTTCCGCCTCCAGGGCGAGGCCGAGCTCGAGCAGGCCGAGAAGCTCTACCTGCCGAAGCACGGCAAATCGACGCGCGCGATCGTGCTCGCGGCGTCGCGCGGGCAGGAGCTCGGCGACCTCACGAAGGACAAGCCCAAGGCCATGCTCGACGTGAAGGGCCAGCCCATCCTCTCGCACATCGCGGCGACGTACCGCGAGGTGGGCGTGAAGGACATCACCGTCGTCCGCGGCTACAAAAAAGAGGCGTTCAACGTCACGAGCCTCTCGTACGTCGACAACGACGCCTACGAGTCGACGCAAGAGGTCGTGTCGCTCGCGCGCGCGAAGGACGCGCTCTCGGGGCAGACCGTGATCTCCTACGGGGACGTGCTCTTCAAGAAGTACATCGTCCAGGAGCTCACCGAGACGACCGACGACTTCGTCATCTGCGTCGACGCGGCCTGGCAGACGAGCCGCAACAAGGGCCGCTCGGCGGACTTCGTCACCTGCTCGCAGCCGAGCTCGAAGCGCGCCTTCTACGAGAAGGTCACCCTCAAGGACTTCGTCACCGACGGCGAACGCGCCGACGTGACCGGCGAGTGGATGGGCTTCCTCAAGGTGAGCGACGCGGGCGCCAAGGTGCTCAAGGCGACCCTCGAGAAGCTCGAGAAGGACGACAAGGCCCGCTTCGACACGATGAAGATCCCCGATCTCCTCCGCCAGCTCACGAAGGATGGCCACGAGGTGCGTGTACTCTACACGACCGGCCACTGGCTCGACGTGGACGCCGTCGAGGACGTGGTGCTCGGCGCGAGCTTCTGAGGCTCTCCACGGGGCGCGGTGTGGCATGGCCCCCGCGCCCCGGCTCGATTTTTGGCGTCGCGCGACGCCGTTACTCTCACGACGAGGACGCATGATCACTGCCGAGAGCTTCATTCAGGCCGCGAAGGGCCACGGGTTTTCCCTCTATACGGGCGTGCCTTGCTCGTACCTGAAGCCGTTCATCAACTACGTGATCGACGCCGAGGACCTCGAGTACGTCGGCGCGACGAACGAGGGCGACGCGGTGGCGATCGCCTCGGGGGCGGAGCTCGGCGGCAAGCGCGCCGTGGTCATGTTCCAGAACTCGGGCTTCGGCAACACGGTGAACCCGCTCACCTCGCTGAACATGATCTTCGACATCCCGTGCCTCGTGATCACCACGCTGCGCGGCGAGCCCGGCGGCCCGAAGGACGAGCCGCAGCACGCGCTCATGGGCCAAATCACGACGGGGCTCTTCGACCTGATGCGCATCCCGTGGGAGTACTTCCCCACCGAGGAGAGCGAGGTCGCCCCGGTGCTCGAGCGCGCGACGAAGCACATGAACGAGAAGAAGCAGCCGTACGGCCTCGTCATGAAGAAAGACAGCGTCGCGCCGCACAAGCTCAAGACGAAGGCCGAGCCTCGTGACGTGCACGCGGCGCAGCTCGCGGCGTCGTTCACGTGGCCCAAGGAGCGCCCCTCGCGCACCGAGGTGCTCACGGCCGTGCAGAAGTCGCTCCGCCCCGGGGACGTGGTCGTCGCGACGACGGGCCACACGGGCCGCGAGCTCTACGCCCTCGAGGACAAACCGAACCAGCTCTACATGGTGGGCAGCATGGGCTGCGCCGGCAGCTTCGGGCTCGGCCTCGCGCTCGCGCAGCCGAACCGACGCGTGATCGTGCTCGACGGCGACGGGGCCGCGCTCATGCGCCTCGGCGCGCTCGCGACGATCGGCTTCGAGCGCCCGAAGAACCTGCTCCACATCCTGCTCGACAACGAGCTCCACGAGTCGACGGGTGGGCAGTCCACGGTGTCGCACTCGGTCGACTCGGCGCTCGTCGCGGCTGCCTCGGGCTACCCGAAGGTGCTGCGCGTCCCCACGACGGACGGCGTCGCTTCGCTCGTCGCCGGCGAGACCAGCGAGCTTACGTTCGCGCACGTGAAGACGCGGCCCGGCTCGCCCGAGGACCTCCCTCGCCCCACCGTCACGCCGGTGCAGGTGAAGGATCGCATGATCGCGTGGATGAAGGAGAACCCGTGATGAGCGGCGAGGCCCCGATGAAGCTCCTGAACCCCGGGCCGGTGACGCTCACGGCCCGCGTGAGGGCCGCGCTCGCGCGCCCCGACATGTGCCACCGCGAAGGAGAGTTCGCGGATATGTGCTCGAAAATACTGAGCAAAATTGGCTCGGTGTACCCTGCATCCAAAGCCGGGTACACGCCGGTGCTGCTCACGTCGTCGGGTACGGGGGCGGTCGAGGCGATGCTCTCGGTCGTACCGCGCAAAGAGCACGCGAAGGGCATGCGAACCCTCGTCGTCGCGAACGGCGTGTACGGCGAGCGCGCGGCGGCCATGCTCGCGGCGCAGGGCAAGGAGCACGACGTCGTCTCGTCGCCGTGGACGCGCCCGATGGACGTCACCAAGGTCGACGAGCTGCTCTCGAAGGGCGAGTACGCTCACGTCTTCGCCGTGCACCACGAGACCACGACGGGGCGCCTCAACGACCTGCCGGCGCTCGGCGCGATCTGCAAGAAACACGGCGTGAAGCTCCTGCTCGACGCGGTGTCGAGCTTCGCCGGAGAGGACATCCGCTTCGATGAATGGAACCTCGAGGCGTGCGCGGGCACGGCCAACAAGTGCATCCACGGCGTGCCCGGGATCGCGTTCGTGCTCGTGGCCAACGAGGTCTTCACGTCCCGCGAGACGGGCGCGACGAGCGTCTACCTCGACCTCTTCCGGTACCGCAAAGAGCAGGCGAAGGGCTTCTCTCCCTTCACCCAGTCGGTGCACGTGCTCTTCGCCCTCGACGAGGCCCTCGACGAGCTCGCCGAGCAAGGCGGCTGGGAGAAGCGCCACCAGAAGTACGCAGCGCTGACGAAGCAGGTGCGCGAAGGCCTCTTCGCACTTGGCATCCAGCCCTTCCTCGAGGACGCCGACTCGACCGGGGCGACGCTCTCGAGCTACCGACTGCCGAAGGGGCTCACCTACGAGAAGCTCCACGATCACCTGAAAAACAAGGGGTTCGTGATCTACGCGGGCCAAGGGCCGTTCTCGGGCGAGATGTTCCGCATCGCCGTCATGGGCGACGTGGACGCGGGCGACATGACGCGCTTGCTCGGGGAGATCCGCGCGACCCTGGCGTGAGCTTTGCTGGTGTGAGGGGGGCACGCCGGCGCGGCACGTCGCGGAGCTGGTCGCGCCCGGGGGGCGTGCTAATCCGTGCGCTCTTGACGGTCAGGTCGCCGATGTCCCTCGAAACGCTCGACACGCATTCCCCCTCGAAACCGGTCGTCGCCGTCGCTCAGGTGGCCACGCCGGGCGACGTCGTCGAGCCTCGTTCGCTCTCGGCCGTCGAAGAGCACGGCCCGCTCCCCGCCGAGGACGTCGACACGATCCTCTACGAGATGACGGACCCGCTGAACCGATACTACCGGTACCCGGTGGCCAAGGGGATGTTGCCGCTCTTCATGCGGCTCCCGTTCACGCCGAACCAGATCACGGCGTTCCACGCCTGCCTCGGGCTCACCGCGGGCGTTCTGATCGCGCGGGGCACGCCGAGGGATCTCGTCGTGGCGTTCTTCCTCGCCGAGGCCCGCATGATCTTCGACTGCCTCGACGGCGTCGTCGCGCGCGCGAAGAAGCTCGGCTCGCCCATGGGCCGCACGATCGACGAGATGGGCGACATGGTCGGCTACGTGGGCATGCAGATCGGCACGCTCGTGCACATCCACCGCCACTACCCCGACGAGAGCCTCGTCTTCATGCTCGCCGCCGGCATGCTCGTGCCGGGCTGGATGGCGATGACGTACGACTACTACAAGCGCACCTTCACGAGCTTCCTCAAGGGCACGAACGACGGCCCCGCGGAGGAGCTCGTGCGGCGGAGCGCCAAGCGCGCGCGAGAGGGCGGGGGAGGGATCGTCGTCCGCTTCGCGCTCATGTTCGAGTGGCTCCAGGCCACGCTGCTCACGCCGTTCGCGCTGCCCCAGCTCGTCGAGCGCATCCGCAAAGAGACGGCCGTGCCTGGCGCAGGGGTGACCGATCCCGAGCTCGAGGCCGCCGCGCGCGGGGTGCGTAGGCGCGCGAAATCGCCCGGGTTCCGCAGGCTCTTGCGCTTCACCTCGATCGTCACGGGCGACAACGCCATCACCTTCTTCAATTTCGGCCTGCTCACGTTCTCTCTCGCCAAGGTCGAGAAGACGATGATCGTGGCCGGCTTCGTGACCTTCGTCGTGGTCGCGCTCACGTGCGCGGCCTGGGTGAAGAAGGGCACGAGCGACGACGCGGCGTGAGCCGCACGGAGCCTCGCATGATCGACAAAGCCGTCATTTTGGCCGCAGGTCTCGGCAACCGCATCTCGGCCGTCGCGAAGGACGTACCGAAGCCCCTCCTGCCGCTCTCGGGCGAGCCCGGCTCGCACCCCACCTTCCTCGACTGGCACTTCCGCGCCCTCGAGCGCGCGGGCTGCAAAGAGGCCTACTTCGTGGGCAACGCGAAGACGTACGGCACGAAGCTGCCCGAGTCGAAGACCATGAAGAGCGCGTGGATCCTGAACCCGACCGAGGACGTGTCCACGTCGGGCTCGGGCCACTCGGCGTGGTTCGCGTGGAAGAGCGAGCACGGCATCCTCGACGGAAAATCGCGCGTCGTGCTCATGGACGCCGACATCCTCTACGACCCCTCGATCTACGAGGCGCTCGCGGCAGGACCGAGCACGGGGCCGTCGAAGACGCTCGTGTGCACCGAGTTCCGCGACACGCAGGAAGAGGTGCTCGTGTTCGCCGATCCGAAGGCCCCGAGCGTGCCCGTGATGCACGGCAAGGGCCTCTTGCGCACGCCCATGACCGAGAAGCTCCAGTGCGTCGGCGAGGCGACGGGCATCTTGCTGTGGGAGCCCGGCGATCACGAGGCGCTCGCCCAGGTGACCGACTGGGTCGTCCGCTACTCGACCGCGAAGGCGCGGAGCGAGCACGAGGACATCACGCAGCGCATGATGATGGCCGGACGCATGCAGATCGCAGGTTTCGCCCGGCACGTGCCCTTCATGGAGTGCGACACGCCGGACGAGTACCACGTGCTCACGACCGAGATGTTCCCGCGGCTGCGGGGCACGCTCGGCTTCTGACCGCGCGCGTAGGAGCTCAGGTCCCCTTCGGTCCTCGGCCCGCGAGACCTCGCTTCTTTCCGCGTCCGCGTGTGCCCTGCACGATGAGCGTGGGATCGCGGGGCACGGGCTTCGTGCGGTCGAGCGACGCCTTGATGCGCTCGGCCTCTTCGCCGTGGCGCTCCTTGAGCTTCTTGGCGATCCCGAGGGCGATCTGTCGAAGCGCAGGATCGCGCACACTTCCCCACGCCTCGATCTCGGCCGTCACGAGGGCGGGGTAGCGGCGGGCCACGCGGGGCGGCGAGAGGAGCAGGGCGTCCATGAGGGCCTTGTGGCCTGGATACCTGGACGCCGAACGCGGCGCATCTTTGACGAGCTGGAACGCCTGACGGAGCCGCTCGACGACGAGCTCTCCGTCCGTGGTGGCGTCGAGGAGCTCGGGGCGCCCGAGCGCGAGGGTGGCGGCCGCGGCGTGGAAGTAGCCGTCCATGAAGGGAAAAATGTCGGTCACCAGGGCGTCGCCGGCGACCTCGCCGATCTTCGCGAGGGCGACGGGGACGGCGTCCCGCACCCGGAAGCGGAGGTCGTCGCACGCGGCATGGAGGAGGTTCAGGCAGAACGCTCGGCTCGCCGCGTCACGCCCACGCAGGCCGAGCACGTGCACGGCGCACACGGGCACGGCCTCGAAGGCCGACCCGCCCGGGGCGAAATCCGCGTCGAGCACGATCATCGCGTGGAGCAGTTTGTCGGCCTTTTTGCCGAGCGGCGTGACCTCCACGGCGAAGGCGTCGAGCATGCCTTGGTTGACGCGTTGCCCCGGGAGGCCCGAGAGGCGGGCGAGAAGCTTGTAGAGTGCATCGGTGTTCCCCGAGAGCGCGGCCTCGAGGGCCTCGGGGAACGTACGTTCACGGAATCCTTCGCGAGTTTTCATGCGAGGACCTTCCTGTACCTCAGGGGACCCTGAGATGCCTGACGAAACTGGACGTTGCGGGTTGGCGGCACGCCATCCACACGGTTATGCTTGATAAGCACCTGTGGGGGACACGGCGCAGTTCCGTCGACCACCCCTTCATGCGGAAGACAGAACATGGTTCGACCTCGTACGACGAGCATCGCCTTTCTCGCAACCGGACTCATCGCGCTCACGAGCGCGGCGTGCTCCGTCCTCTTTTCGACGAGCAAGGAGCAGTGCGCGACCGACGACGACTGCAAGAACCGGGGGGCCGGCTTCGAGGGATCGAAGTGCTCCCTCGATAACGTGTGCGTGGGAGGCTCGGTGGTCGTCCCCGGGGAAGACGCCTCGAAACCCGACGCCCCGGCCGGTGACGGCGCGGTCGACCCGTTCGCGTGCGCGAGCGAGCCCCTCGCGAGCCCCGATCCCAGCCGCAAGATCGACGTGGGGATCAAGTACACGGACTTCACCAACGGGCAGCCGGCCGTCGGGCTCGCGGTCCGCTTGTGCGCCCAGACCGATCCTCTCTGCGCGAGCCCTCGCACCACGCTCGAGGGGGCCGGCCCCGCCGACGCCGGGGTCGCCGACGCAGGCGCGGGGCTCGTCGCCACGCGGGCCGACGGCACGGTGACCTCCAAGGTGGAGTACGGCTTCGAGGGCTTCTTCGAGGTGAAATCGCCCATTTTCGCGCCGACGTACCGCTACACGTCGCCGCCCCTCAAGGGCAGCTTCGTGTTCGAGCAGATCTTGCTCCGCCCGGCCGAGATCAACTTCCTCGCCGACCAGGCCCTCGGCAAGACGAACGCCTACGAGTCGGTCGGTCACGGCCTCGTGTTCCTCTTCGCGCGCGATTGCGAACAAAAGCCGCTCGCGGGCGTATCGTTCACGACGAGCGCCCAAGACCCCATCATGGAGCGGTTCTTCATCATCAATACTTCGCCCTCCAAGACCGACACCCAAACCGACGGGCTCGGGCGCGGAGGTTTCGTGAACGTGCCCCCGGGGCTCCACACCTTCACGATGGAGCAGGTCGCCACCAAACGTCGGCTCGGCGCCGTACGAATTCTCGTCCGCGCCGGAGCCGCCACCACCGTCGCCATCCTACCGAGCCCATGAGCCGCCCCAACCGCACAGCCACGGCCGACGAGCTCGTCGTCGTTCAAGCCCTCGAAGCCGGCGACCTCCATTTCGAGGCTGCGCTCGGCAAATACCGCCTGCTCGGCACGCTCGGGCACGGAGGCATGGCCGACGTCTACCTCGCCGTCGCCGACGGACCCGAGGGGTTCCGCAAGCTGTGCGTGCTGAAGACTCTCCGCGACTCGATGGCGCAGGACGAGGACTTTCGCGCCATGTTCCTCGACGAGGCGCGGCTCGCGGCGCGCCTCAACCACCCCAACGTGGTGCAGACGTTCGAGGTGGACGACAGCGAAGGTCGCCTCTTGCTCGCCATGGAGTACGTCGAGGGGCAGCCCGTCACGCGCGTTCGGAGGCGCCTCTCGCCCGAGGATTTCCCGCTCACGGCCCATATTCGTGTTTTGTGCGACGTGCTCGACGCGCTCGACTACGCCCACCACCTGACCGACTTCGACGGCTCGGTGCTCGGCATCGTCCACCGCGACGTGACCCCGCACAACATCCTCGTCGGCTACGACGGGCGCGTGAAGCTCGTCGACTTCGGCATCGCCAAGAGCTCGGCGGCCGTGCAGATGACACAAGCCGGGGTCCTCAAGGGCAAGGTCGGTTACATGGCGCCGGAGCAGGCGAGCCTCCAAGAGATCGACGGGCGCGCCGACGTGTTCTCGGTCGGGGTCATCTTGTGGGAGGCGATCGCGGGAAAACGCCTCGCCGAGGGGCTCTCCGCGCGCGATGCGCTCCTCCGTCGCGTCGAAGGGAAGGACCCGAAGATCGCCGAGGTCGTGCCCGAGGTGGATCCGGAGCTCGCCGCGATCTGCGATCGCGCGATGGCCCACAAGCCGGCGGCGCGGTACGCGGGCGCCTCCGAGCTCCAAGCCGATCTCGAGCAGTGGCTGCGCAAGCACGGTGAGCTCCCGCGAAAAAAGTGGGCAAAATCCCTCAAAGATGCGTTCGCGCCGGAGCGCCAACAGCTCCGATCGGTCGTCGAGCAGCGCCTCACCGATCCGCGCTTCAGCGGCATTCGGAACGCGCTGCTCGCGTCGACGGGGGCGGGGCGTGCGGCCGACTCGGGAGGGACCCCGGCGCTCACGTCGTCGGGGGACGGACCGACCGTCGCCGCGCTGCGTTCGTCAGGGTCGATCTCGGGCGTTCATCCTTCGTTGGTCGGCGCTGGGGCGCCGGCGGTGCCCGAGGCGTCACGCTCGTACCCTGTCGCTGAAGGTGCGCAGAAGCCAAAACCTCCCTACCTCGGTTTTGCCCTGGGGGGGCTCGCCGTCGTGTCGGTGATCGCGGGCGTCGCGTTCTTCGCGATGAGCTCGCGCGCCCAGAAGCCCGATGTCCCGCCGCCGGTGCCGTCGTCGACCGTGGTCGCTTCGCCGAGCACACCCGCGAGCGCCTCGGCGGCGCCCACCGAGCCGACGCAGGTCGCGGCCCCCACGAGCGCGAGCCCTTCGGCCACCCACGCGCCGGGCAAGCCAGGGTTCCACTATCCCATCCCCAACGTGAAGCCCGTGGTGGGCGCGGCGACCGGCGCGACGCCACCGACCACTCCCGCCACCACCACGCCGACGGCCACCCCACCGAAGCCGACGGCCCGCCCGCTCGACGACAAGGACCCCTACGCCCCATGAGACCTTCGATCGCACGTGTGGCCCTCGTTTCGCTCGTCGCCGTCACCGCGGCGACCACGCTCGTCGCGAGCACCGAGCGCGTCGCGAGCGCGCAGGGCGTCGACGAGGGGCGCCAGCGTTTCACGCGCGGCATGGAGCTCTACAAGGAGGGCAACTTCCACGCGGCGCTCGCCGAGTTCCGCGCGGCGTACGCGGCCGCTCCGTCGTACCGCCTCCTCTACAACCTCGGTCAGACGCTCTACCAACTGCAAGACTACGCGGGCGCCGTGCGCGCCTTCGAGCAGTACCTCTCGGAGGGCGGCGATCGCGTCGAGGCCGAGCGCAAAAAAGAGGTCGATGGCGAGCTCGTGAAGCTTCGTCAGCGGGTGGCGACGCTCAACTTCGTCGTCAACGTGCCCGAGGCCGAGGTCACCGTCGACGACGAGCCCCGCGGCGCCTCGTCGAAGCCGGTCCTCGTGAGCGCGGGTCGGCGCAAGCTCTCCGTCACGGCCTCGGGCTACCAGACCGAGACGCGCGTCATCGACGTGGCCGGCTCGCAGAAGGTCGAGGTCAAAATCGAGCTGAAGCCCATCGGAGGCGTCTCGCGGGATCCGGGCTCGGGTCAGCCCGTGAAGCCCGAGAGCCACCCGAAGAGCCGCACGCCGTTCTACATCGGCTTGGGCATCACGGGCGCGCTCGCTGGCGGCACGGCCGTGTTCGCGATCGTCGCCTCGGGGAAACACTCCGACTTCGAGAAGGCCATCGAGACTCCAGGCAGCACCAAGACCGTCATCGACGACGCGCGCAGCTCGACGCGCACCATGTCGCTCGTGGCCGACATCTTCGCCGGCGCCACGCTCTTGTCGGCGGGCCTCACCGTCATGGCGTTCGTGCTCACCTCGGGCGAAGAGGCGCCGACCACCGGCAAGCTCGTGCTCCCGAAGGTCACCGCCAAGCCGGTCTTCGGCCCGGGCTCGCTCGGGGTCGTCGGCACGTTCTGAAGGTAAAACGAGTCGTGGCGTAAGTCTTCGCCACGACTCGCTTTTTTGTGTGCCCGTGCCGACGGCCGTCAGAGTCGCTGCGTGCGCGGGCCGCCCGCGGGCGTGCTGGCCGCGAGCTGGAGCGCGCTCATCTGCTGCATCGTGCGCTCCATGCCCTGGGGCGAGCCGTCGAGGAAGATCACGTTGCCGCGACCGTTCTCGGCCACGTGCTTGAGCGACTCGGTCCACATCTGGAAGAGGATGAGCGACGGGTCCATGCCCGCGGCTTCCATCTCCTTCACGGCGACGCTCATGCCCCGGCCGGCCTCTTCGCGGAAGAGCGCGATGCCCTCGCCGCGGAGCTTCTGCGCGACGCGGTCGGCCTCGGCCGAGATGCGGATCGCGTTGCCCTCGGCCTCGGCCTGGCGCGTCTTCGTGACGAGCAGGGCGCGGCCCTCGTTCTCGGCGGCCGAGAGCAGGTTCTGCGAAGCGACGACGCGCGCCATCGACTCCATGACGGGGCCGTCGAACACGATGTCGTTCATCTGAAGATCGGCGAGGTGGTAGCCCCACGACTCGAGGCTCGTGTCGAGGTGCTCCTTCACCGAGCTCACGATCTCGCCGCGCAGCGCGAGGATCTCGGTCTGGCGCTTGGTGGCCACGAAGCTGCGCACCGCGCCCTCGACGGTGCGCACCATGGTCTGGTGGAACGCGCTCTCGTCGATGAACTTGAAGGCGACGTTGACGATGGTGCTCTCGCGCTGGTCGAGCACCGAGTAGAGCAGCATCGCCTTGAAGTAGACGTTGGCCTGGTCCTGGGTGATGGCCTGGAACGTGAGCTCCATGGAGCGGTTCTGCACCGAGATGGTGGTCTTCACCTTCTCGACGAACGGCACGACGAAGTTGAGGCCCGGGTAGAGGAGCCTTCGGTACTTGCCGAACATGGTGACCACGCAGATGGTGCCCTGCTCGACCGAGCGGAGGCTCTTGATGAAGAGCCCCAGCGTGAGCACGAACGACGCGACGAGGAGCGGGACGACGACTTCCATGCGCCTGACCGTAGGCACGCGAAAATCGCCGCGCCACGAAACCGGACGTGCCGATTGTCCGATTTCGCGGCCGATTTCGTCGAATATTCCCGGCGAACGTGCGTCCCCGGGCGCTCGGTCAGGGCGCTTCGGGGCGGAGGCGCACGGTGGCGAACGGGGTGTAGCTCGAGCTCGAGTTGCTCCAGGGCTGGGCCTGCACCACGATGCGCTCGCAGACGCCGAGCGTGATGCCGGCGCCGTTCGCTTTGGTGAGCCCAGGGCACCAGTTCGAGCCGCCGGCCTCGGGGCTCTCGTAGCCGTTCATGCCGCTCGCGCCTTCGCTCACGAAGCCCGTGCAGGCGCGGCGGTCGGCGTCGGCCGTCGGCACCGTGGTGCGGCGGTAGAACGCGAGGTAGCCGTCGTCTTGGCGGCCCGCGGCGGCGTCGCTCGTGCAGACGGCCCACGCCGAGAGCACCACGGGCACGCCCGCGGTGTTCTGGACGACCCACGAGCGCACCGGTTGGGTGGTGGTGGTGAGCGTCGTGGGGCAGGTGCCGGCCGACGAGTAGCGGTTGTACGCTGGCGCGGCGCCGAAGGTCGTCGAGAGGGTGGTCGTGTTGTTGATCGCGCCGAGGGTCACGTCGACGCCGGTGCTGTTGCAGCCGACGGCGAGGTTGAACGCGCCGCTCGTGCCGCCGCCCGGGTTCGGGTTCGCGACCGTGATCGAGACGTTGCCGGGGTTCACGAAGTACGTCGACGGGACGATGGCGGTGAGCGTGGTGCCGGAGACGAAGGTGGTCGTGATGGGAGTGGCGTTCGCGCGCACCGAAGAGAGC
The sequence above is a segment of the Myxococcales bacterium genome. Coding sequences within it:
- the aepX gene encoding phosphoenolpyruvate mutase, with translation MSQPKPKKTTQLKHLVTRPELSFLMEAHNGLSAKIAEEAGFEGIWGSGLSISAALGCRDNNEASWTQVLEVVEFMADATTIPILLDGDTGYGNFNSMRRLVKKLEQRGVAGVCIEDKIFPKTNSFIRGSAQPLAEIDEFAGKIKAGKEAQTDSDFVIVARVEAFIAGWGLEEALKRGEAYRKAGADAILIHSALRSPEEILAFKKEWGDRLPVVIVPTKYYSTPTDVFRDAGFSTVIWANHAMRSAITAMQKTVKQIYQDQSLLNVESEVVTVAEVFRLQGEAELEQAEKLYLPKHGKSTRAIVLAASRGQELGDLTKDKPKAMLDVKGQPILSHIAATYREVGVKDITVVRGYKKEAFNVTSLSYVDNDAYESTQEVVSLARAKDALSGQTVISYGDVLFKKYIVQELTETTDDFVICVDAAWQTSRNKGRSADFVTCSQPSSKRAFYEKVTLKDFVTDGERADVTGEWMGFLKVSDAGAKVLKATLEKLEKDDKARFDTMKIPDLLRQLTKDGHEVRVLYTTGHWLDVDAVEDVVLGASF
- the aepY gene encoding phosphonopyruvate decarboxylase, whose translation is MITAESFIQAAKGHGFSLYTGVPCSYLKPFINYVIDAEDLEYVGATNEGDAVAIASGAELGGKRAVVMFQNSGFGNTVNPLTSLNMIFDIPCLVITTLRGEPGGPKDEPQHALMGQITTGLFDLMRIPWEYFPTEESEVAPVLERATKHMNEKKQPYGLVMKKDSVAPHKLKTKAEPRDVHAAQLAASFTWPKERPSRTEVLTAVQKSLRPGDVVVATTGHTGRELYALEDKPNQLYMVGSMGCAGSFGLGLALAQPNRRVIVLDGDGAALMRLGALATIGFERPKNLLHILLDNELHESTGGQSTVSHSVDSALVAAASGYPKVLRVPTTDGVASLVAGETSELTFAHVKTRPGSPEDLPRPTVTPVQVKDRMIAWMKENP
- a CDS encoding aminotransferase class V-fold PLP-dependent enzyme; the protein is MKLLNPGPVTLTARVRAALARPDMCHREGEFADMCSKILSKIGSVYPASKAGYTPVLLTSSGTGAVEAMLSVVPRKEHAKGMRTLVVANGVYGERAAAMLAAQGKEHDVVSSPWTRPMDVTKVDELLSKGEYAHVFAVHHETTTGRLNDLPALGAICKKHGVKLLLDAVSSFAGEDIRFDEWNLEACAGTANKCIHGVPGIAFVLVANEVFTSRETGATSVYLDLFRYRKEQAKGFSPFTQSVHVLFALDEALDELAEQGGWEKRHQKYAALTKQVREGLFALGIQPFLEDADSTGATLSSYRLPKGLTYEKLHDHLKNKGFVIYAGQGPFSGEMFRIAVMGDVDAGDMTRLLGEIRATLA
- a CDS encoding CDP-alcohol phosphatidyltransferase family protein, giving the protein MSLETLDTHSPSKPVVAVAQVATPGDVVEPRSLSAVEEHGPLPAEDVDTILYEMTDPLNRYYRYPVAKGMLPLFMRLPFTPNQITAFHACLGLTAGVLIARGTPRDLVVAFFLAEARMIFDCLDGVVARAKKLGSPMGRTIDEMGDMVGYVGMQIGTLVHIHRHYPDESLVFMLAAGMLVPGWMAMTYDYYKRTFTSFLKGTNDGPAEELVRRSAKRAREGGGGIVVRFALMFEWLQATLLTPFALPQLVERIRKETAVPGAGVTDPELEAAARGVRRRAKSPGFRRLLRFTSIVTGDNAITFFNFGLLTFSLAKVEKTMIVAGFVTFVVVALTCAAWVKKGTSDDAA
- a CDS encoding NTP transferase domain-containing protein; this encodes MIDKAVILAAGLGNRISAVAKDVPKPLLPLSGEPGSHPTFLDWHFRALERAGCKEAYFVGNAKTYGTKLPESKTMKSAWILNPTEDVSTSGSGHSAWFAWKSEHGILDGKSRVVLMDADILYDPSIYEALAAGPSTGPSKTLVCTEFRDTQEEVLVFADPKAPSVPVMHGKGLLRTPMTEKLQCVGEATGILLWEPGDHEALAQVTDWVVRYSTAKARSEHEDITQRMMMAGRMQIAGFARHVPFMECDTPDEYHVLTTEMFPRLRGTLGF
- a CDS encoding serine/threonine protein kinase encodes the protein MSRPNRTATADELVVVQALEAGDLHFEAALGKYRLLGTLGHGGMADVYLAVADGPEGFRKLCVLKTLRDSMAQDEDFRAMFLDEARLAARLNHPNVVQTFEVDDSEGRLLLAMEYVEGQPVTRVRRRLSPEDFPLTAHIRVLCDVLDALDYAHHLTDFDGSVLGIVHRDVTPHNILVGYDGRVKLVDFGIAKSSAAVQMTQAGVLKGKVGYMAPEQASLQEIDGRADVFSVGVILWEAIAGKRLAEGLSARDALLRRVEGKDPKIAEVVPEVDPELAAICDRAMAHKPAARYAGASELQADLEQWLRKHGELPRKKWAKSLKDAFAPERQQLRSVVEQRLTDPRFSGIRNALLASTGAGRAADSGGTPALTSSGDGPTVAALRSSGSISGVHPSLVGAGAPAVPEASRSYPVAEGAQKPKPPYLGFALGGLAVVSVIAGVAFFAMSSRAQKPDVPPPVPSSTVVASPSTPASASAAPTEPTQVAAPTSASPSATHAPGKPGFHYPIPNVKPVVGAATGATPPTTPATTTPTATPPKPTARPLDDKDPYAP
- a CDS encoding tetratricopeptide repeat protein, with translation MRPSIARVALVSLVAVTAATTLVASTERVASAQGVDEGRQRFTRGMELYKEGNFHAALAEFRAAYAAAPSYRLLYNLGQTLYQLQDYAGAVRAFEQYLSEGGDRVEAERKKEVDGELVKLRQRVATLNFVVNVPEAEVTVDDEPRGASSKPVLVSAGRRKLSVTASGYQTETRVIDVAGSQKVEVKIELKPIGGVSRDPGSGQPVKPESHPKSRTPFYIGLGITGALAGGTAVFAIVASGKHSDFEKAIETPGSTKTVIDDARSSTRTMSLVADIFAGATLLSAGLTVMAFVLTSGEEAPTTGKLVLPKVTAKPVFGPGSLGVVGTF
- a CDS encoding SPFH domain-containing protein codes for the protein MEVVVPLLVASFVLTLGLFIKSLRSVEQGTICVVTMFGKYRRLLYPGLNFVVPFVEKVKTTISVQNRSMELTFQAITQDQANVYFKAMLLYSVLDQRESTIVNVAFKFIDESAFHQTMVRTVEGAVRSFVATKRQTEILALRGEIVSSVKEHLDTSLESWGYHLADLQMNDIVFDGPVMESMARVVASQNLLSAAENEGRALLVTKTRQAEAEGNAIRISAEADRVAQKLRGEGIALFREEAGRGMSVAVKEMEAAGMDPSLILFQMWTESLKHVAENGRGNVIFLDGSPQGMERTMQQMSALQLAASTPAGGPRTQRL